One window from the genome of Anguilla rostrata isolate EN2019 chromosome 5, ASM1855537v3, whole genome shotgun sequence encodes:
- the LOC135255367 gene encoding atos homolog protein A-like isoform X1 — protein MKSDRDTSEEFFEYDAEEFLVLLSLLVTEGRTPECSVKGRTEGLHCPPAQSALPVHSKHECSDKVAQCCQARRTRSEVMLLWRNNIPIMIEVMLLPDCCYSDDGPTTEGNDITDPAIKQDALLLERWTLQPVPRQSGDRFIEEKTLLLAVRSYVFFSQLSAWLSASHGIVPRNILYRISAADEELLWDFSQPPTEHAFPVPNVSHSVALKVRVQSLPRQPNYPVLKCSIHTSLTFYGKKSYEQAKPRQDGDVTDVDQRGSPSRHARSPAPQAVAHSRQYPQLEDLPSGKAVKWLYSRLHGSPEGYGPSVNGAEGYKKPTPEETLRASKSPSLLDPLAPPRPGSRPPLMETNPLIGSLLQERQEVIARIAQHLNYCDPTAPHIPDSLFASPETQGLKSLWTPREDEDLFRKSKESCGSGQAQAPGRDPPQGARDGRSWTSPSDTPQGFAGKARTDDEPRPSPKPAACRKLLLLDPTEASRISEAVQDISRLIQDTFQQSQNRCTSLLHCTYKTHKEGNAPNKGESGQSKGSVPQQGSSLDTLTTNSGDSHICTDSTISRINVADSTRQDCPHRPQDPTCVKLEDAATNPEQNAPPGFQNAKKGPGALPSGERCSQRPERSSPKDVTLSEDREKPDPQGGRWRDENKDPSARGTLGSLKQRASGLERAVHAEGAQNGDVLRPNSQSPLKPCNIWKKQNRHSLDGTAIKAFHPRTGLPLLSSPVPQRRTQTGYFDLDTSLIRCNGSPWAANRRVCLNRDSDADEPNQQLFSTSAPPASLSLLGNFEECVLNYRLEPLGTIEGFTAEVGASGTFCPSHMTIPVDVSFYSVSDDNAPSPYMGVINLESLGKRGYRVPSSGTIQVTLFNPNKTVVKMFVVVYDLREMPASHQTFLRQRTFSVPVKRETNGHVSRKTLPLRQERTLRYLIHLRFQSSKSGKIYLHRDIRLLFSRKSMEVDSGAAYELKSFTESPADPRFSPRC, from the exons ACACCTCGGAGGAGTTCTTTGAGTACGACGCAGAGGAGTTCCTGGTGCTCCTGTCGCTGCTGGTAACCGAGGGCCGGACTCCAGAATGTTCCGTGAAAGGACGCACGGAGGGGCTCCACTGCCCGCCGGCGCAGTCCGCCCTGCCAGTCCACTCCAAGCACGAGTGCAGCGACAAGGTGGCACAG TGCTGCCAGGCGAGAAGGACGCGCTCGGAGGTCATGCTCCTCTGGAGGAACAACATCCCCATCATGATCGAGGTGATGCTGCTCCCAGACTGTTGCTATAGCGATGACGGTCCCACCACGGAAGGGAATGACATCACCGACCCCGCCATCAAGCAGGACGCGCTGCTGCTGGAGCGGTGGACCCTGCAGCCCGTTCCCAGGCA GAGCGGAGATCGATTCATCGAGGAGAAGACCTTGCTGTTGGCGGTGCGGTCCTACGTGTTCTTCTCCCAGCTCAGCGCCTGGCTGAGCGCTTCGCATGGCATCGTTCCCAGGAACATTCTGTATAG GATCAGCGCGGCCGATGAGGAGCTGCTGTGGGACTTCTCCCAGCCCCCCACTGAGCATGCCTTCCCCGTCCCGAACGTCTCCCACAGCGTCGCCCTCAAAGTCCGCGTCCAGTCCCTCCCCCGACAACCCAACTATCCGGTCCTCAAGTGCAGCATTCATACCAGCCTGACCTTCTACGGGAAGAAGAGCTACGAGCAGGCGAAACCCAGGCAGGACGGCGACGTCACCGACGTCGACCAGCGAGGGTCGCCGTCCCGCCATGCCCGGTCCCCTGCCCCGCAGGCCGTGGCCCATTCGCGCCAGTACCCGCAACTGGAAGACCTTCCCTCTGGCAAAGCGGTGAAATGGTTGTATTCCAGACTCCACGGTTCCCCAGAGGGCTACGGACCATCAGTTAATGGGGCAGAAGGCTATAAGAAGCCCACTCCGGAGGAAACCCTCAGAGCCTCCAAGTCTCCCTCCCTGCTAGATCCGCTGGCTCCCCCCAGGCCTGGCAGCAGGCCGCCCCTGATGGAGACCAACCCCCTGATTGGCTCCCTGCTCCAGGAGAGGCAGGAGGTCATCGCCCGCATCGCCCAGCATTTAAATTACTGtgaccccaccgccccccacatCCCCGACAGCCTGTTCGCCAGTCCAGAGACGCAGGGCCTCAAATCCCTCTGGACGCCCCGCGAGGACGAGGACCTGTTCAGGAAGAGCAAGGAGTCCTGCGGCTCAGGCCAGGCCCAAGCCCCCGGCCGGGACCCCCCACAAGGCGCCCGTGACGGGAGGAGCTGGACTTCTCCCTCAGACACGCCCCAGGGCTTTGCCGGCAAAGCCAGGACGGACGACGAGCCGAGACCTTCCCCTAAACCAGCTGCCTGCAGGAAGCTGCTGCTCCTGGACCCTACGGAAGCTTCTAGAATATCAGAGGCCGTACAGGACATTTCCAGGCTGATCCAGGACACCTTTCAGCAGTCCCAGAACAGGTGTACCAGCCTTCTGCACTGCACATACAAGACCCACAAAGAGGGCAACGCACCAAATAAAGGCGAGAGTGGCCAGAGCAAAGGGAGCGTGCCGCAGCAGGGCTCCTCTCTAGACACCCTTACTACGAACAGCGGCGACTCGCACATTTGCACAGACTCCACAATTAGCAGAATTAATGTCGCCGACAGCACACGACAAGACTGCCCCCACCGACCTCAGGACCCCACCTGTGTAAAACTTGAAGACGCTGCGACGAATCCGGAGCAGAATGCGCCGCCCGGTTTCCAAAACGCCAAAAAGGGCCCTGGCGCCCTGCCGAGCGGTGAACGGTGTTCTCAACGGCCTGAACGCTCCTCTCCGAAAGACGTCACCCTTTCTGAAGACCGCGAGAAGCCCGATCCACAGGGCGGTCGTTGGCGGGACGAGAACAAGGACCCTTCTGCACGCGGCACTTTGGGCAGCCTTAAGCAGAGAGCCAGCGGACTGGAGCGGGCGGTCCACGCGGAGGGGGCGCAGAACGGGGACGTCCTG AGACCAAACAGCCAGTCTCCCTTGAAACCTTGCAATATTTGGAAAAAGCAGAATCGTCACTCCCTGGATGGGACTGCCATAAAAGCCTTCCACCCCCGCACCGGACTACCTCTGCTCTCCAGCCCT gTTCCTCAAAGAAGAACGCAGACTGGCTACTTTGATTTAGACACATCACTAATTCGCTGCAATGGCTCGCCATGGGCTGCCAACAGAAG AGTATGCTTGAACAGAGACAGTGACGCAGATGAGCCAAACCAGCAGCTGTTCAGCACAAGCGCTCCCCCCGCGAGCCTCAGCCTTTTGGGGAACTTTGAG GAGTGTGTGCTGAACTATCGTCTGGAGCCACTAGGAACGATTGAGGGCTTCACTGCAGAGGTGGGTGCCAGTGGAACGTTTTgccccagtcacatgaccattCCAGTGGATGTGTCATTCTACAGTGTCTCCGATGACAACGCACCTTCCCCATACATG GGGGTAATAAACTTGGAGTCCCTTGGTAAAAGGGGTTATCGAGTCCCTTCTTCAGGAACAATTCAAGTG ACCTTATTCAATCCCAACAAGACGGTGGTGAAGATGTTTGTGGTGGTCTATGATCTGAGAGAGATGCCTGCCAGTCACCAAACATTCCTCAGACAGAGGACCTTCTCTGTTCCCGTAAAAAGGGAAACCAATGGACATGTTAGCAGGAAGACCCTCCCCCTGAGACAGGAGCGGACCTTGCGTTACCTCATTCATCTGAG GTTCCAGAGCTCAAAATCTGGAAAGATCTACCTCCACAGAGACATCCGGCTCCTGTTTTCACGTAAATCAATGGAAGTGGACAGTGGTGCTGCCTATGAGCTCAAGTCGTTTACAGAGTCCCCTGCTGATCCTCGGTTCTCTCCCAGATGCTAA
- the LOC135255367 gene encoding atos homolog protein A-like isoform X2, whose amino-acid sequence MLLWRNNIPIMIEVMLLPDCCYSDDGPTTEGNDITDPAIKQDALLLERWTLQPVPRQSGDRFIEEKTLLLAVRSYVFFSQLSAWLSASHGIVPRNILYRISAADEELLWDFSQPPTEHAFPVPNVSHSVALKVRVQSLPRQPNYPVLKCSIHTSLTFYGKKSYEQAKPRQDGDVTDVDQRGSPSRHARSPAPQAVAHSRQYPQLEDLPSGKAVKWLYSRLHGSPEGYGPSVNGAEGYKKPTPEETLRASKSPSLLDPLAPPRPGSRPPLMETNPLIGSLLQERQEVIARIAQHLNYCDPTAPHIPDSLFASPETQGLKSLWTPREDEDLFRKSKESCGSGQAQAPGRDPPQGARDGRSWTSPSDTPQGFAGKARTDDEPRPSPKPAACRKLLLLDPTEASRISEAVQDISRLIQDTFQQSQNRCTSLLHCTYKTHKEGNAPNKGESGQSKGSVPQQGSSLDTLTTNSGDSHICTDSTISRINVADSTRQDCPHRPQDPTCVKLEDAATNPEQNAPPGFQNAKKGPGALPSGERCSQRPERSSPKDVTLSEDREKPDPQGGRWRDENKDPSARGTLGSLKQRASGLERAVHAEGAQNGDVLRPNSQSPLKPCNIWKKQNRHSLDGTAIKAFHPRTGLPLLSSPVPQRRTQTGYFDLDTSLIRCNGSPWAANRRVCLNRDSDADEPNQQLFSTSAPPASLSLLGNFEECVLNYRLEPLGTIEGFTAEVGASGTFCPSHMTIPVDVSFYSVSDDNAPSPYMGVINLESLGKRGYRVPSSGTIQVTLFNPNKTVVKMFVVVYDLREMPASHQTFLRQRTFSVPVKRETNGHVSRKTLPLRQERTLRYLIHLRFQSSKSGKIYLHRDIRLLFSRKSMEVDSGAAYELKSFTESPADPRFSPRC is encoded by the exons ATGCTCCTCTGGAGGAACAACATCCCCATCATGATCGAGGTGATGCTGCTCCCAGACTGTTGCTATAGCGATGACGGTCCCACCACGGAAGGGAATGACATCACCGACCCCGCCATCAAGCAGGACGCGCTGCTGCTGGAGCGGTGGACCCTGCAGCCCGTTCCCAGGCA GAGCGGAGATCGATTCATCGAGGAGAAGACCTTGCTGTTGGCGGTGCGGTCCTACGTGTTCTTCTCCCAGCTCAGCGCCTGGCTGAGCGCTTCGCATGGCATCGTTCCCAGGAACATTCTGTATAG GATCAGCGCGGCCGATGAGGAGCTGCTGTGGGACTTCTCCCAGCCCCCCACTGAGCATGCCTTCCCCGTCCCGAACGTCTCCCACAGCGTCGCCCTCAAAGTCCGCGTCCAGTCCCTCCCCCGACAACCCAACTATCCGGTCCTCAAGTGCAGCATTCATACCAGCCTGACCTTCTACGGGAAGAAGAGCTACGAGCAGGCGAAACCCAGGCAGGACGGCGACGTCACCGACGTCGACCAGCGAGGGTCGCCGTCCCGCCATGCCCGGTCCCCTGCCCCGCAGGCCGTGGCCCATTCGCGCCAGTACCCGCAACTGGAAGACCTTCCCTCTGGCAAAGCGGTGAAATGGTTGTATTCCAGACTCCACGGTTCCCCAGAGGGCTACGGACCATCAGTTAATGGGGCAGAAGGCTATAAGAAGCCCACTCCGGAGGAAACCCTCAGAGCCTCCAAGTCTCCCTCCCTGCTAGATCCGCTGGCTCCCCCCAGGCCTGGCAGCAGGCCGCCCCTGATGGAGACCAACCCCCTGATTGGCTCCCTGCTCCAGGAGAGGCAGGAGGTCATCGCCCGCATCGCCCAGCATTTAAATTACTGtgaccccaccgccccccacatCCCCGACAGCCTGTTCGCCAGTCCAGAGACGCAGGGCCTCAAATCCCTCTGGACGCCCCGCGAGGACGAGGACCTGTTCAGGAAGAGCAAGGAGTCCTGCGGCTCAGGCCAGGCCCAAGCCCCCGGCCGGGACCCCCCACAAGGCGCCCGTGACGGGAGGAGCTGGACTTCTCCCTCAGACACGCCCCAGGGCTTTGCCGGCAAAGCCAGGACGGACGACGAGCCGAGACCTTCCCCTAAACCAGCTGCCTGCAGGAAGCTGCTGCTCCTGGACCCTACGGAAGCTTCTAGAATATCAGAGGCCGTACAGGACATTTCCAGGCTGATCCAGGACACCTTTCAGCAGTCCCAGAACAGGTGTACCAGCCTTCTGCACTGCACATACAAGACCCACAAAGAGGGCAACGCACCAAATAAAGGCGAGAGTGGCCAGAGCAAAGGGAGCGTGCCGCAGCAGGGCTCCTCTCTAGACACCCTTACTACGAACAGCGGCGACTCGCACATTTGCACAGACTCCACAATTAGCAGAATTAATGTCGCCGACAGCACACGACAAGACTGCCCCCACCGACCTCAGGACCCCACCTGTGTAAAACTTGAAGACGCTGCGACGAATCCGGAGCAGAATGCGCCGCCCGGTTTCCAAAACGCCAAAAAGGGCCCTGGCGCCCTGCCGAGCGGTGAACGGTGTTCTCAACGGCCTGAACGCTCCTCTCCGAAAGACGTCACCCTTTCTGAAGACCGCGAGAAGCCCGATCCACAGGGCGGTCGTTGGCGGGACGAGAACAAGGACCCTTCTGCACGCGGCACTTTGGGCAGCCTTAAGCAGAGAGCCAGCGGACTGGAGCGGGCGGTCCACGCGGAGGGGGCGCAGAACGGGGACGTCCTG AGACCAAACAGCCAGTCTCCCTTGAAACCTTGCAATATTTGGAAAAAGCAGAATCGTCACTCCCTGGATGGGACTGCCATAAAAGCCTTCCACCCCCGCACCGGACTACCTCTGCTCTCCAGCCCT gTTCCTCAAAGAAGAACGCAGACTGGCTACTTTGATTTAGACACATCACTAATTCGCTGCAATGGCTCGCCATGGGCTGCCAACAGAAG AGTATGCTTGAACAGAGACAGTGACGCAGATGAGCCAAACCAGCAGCTGTTCAGCACAAGCGCTCCCCCCGCGAGCCTCAGCCTTTTGGGGAACTTTGAG GAGTGTGTGCTGAACTATCGTCTGGAGCCACTAGGAACGATTGAGGGCTTCACTGCAGAGGTGGGTGCCAGTGGAACGTTTTgccccagtcacatgaccattCCAGTGGATGTGTCATTCTACAGTGTCTCCGATGACAACGCACCTTCCCCATACATG GGGGTAATAAACTTGGAGTCCCTTGGTAAAAGGGGTTATCGAGTCCCTTCTTCAGGAACAATTCAAGTG ACCTTATTCAATCCCAACAAGACGGTGGTGAAGATGTTTGTGGTGGTCTATGATCTGAGAGAGATGCCTGCCAGTCACCAAACATTCCTCAGACAGAGGACCTTCTCTGTTCCCGTAAAAAGGGAAACCAATGGACATGTTAGCAGGAAGACCCTCCCCCTGAGACAGGAGCGGACCTTGCGTTACCTCATTCATCTGAG GTTCCAGAGCTCAAAATCTGGAAAGATCTACCTCCACAGAGACATCCGGCTCCTGTTTTCACGTAAATCAATGGAAGTGGACAGTGGTGCTGCCTATGAGCTCAAGTCGTTTACAGAGTCCCCTGCTGATCCTCGGTTCTCTCCCAGATGCTAA